In Vibrio celticus, one genomic interval encodes:
- a CDS encoding class I SAM-dependent methyltransferase — translation MQLQLICEDATQIAHLNDLATRWNLSHDESSDFALVLTSERLELRKVDEPKLGAIFVDLVGGAVGHRRKFGGGKGQAIAKAAGLNKGATPTILDGTAGLGRDAFVLASLGCKVQMVERHPVVAALLDDGLQRAQQDPDIGGWVSERMKLIHASSHDALDKLSNDPDFEQPDVVYLDPMYPHPENKKKSALVKKEMRVFQSLVGADLDADGLFEPAMKLASKRVVVKRPDYAAWLDEQKPSMAIETKKNRFDVYVKASMT, via the coding sequence TTGCAACTACAACTGATTTGCGAAGATGCTACCCAAATCGCTCATTTGAATGACTTAGCGACCCGCTGGAACTTATCTCATGATGAAAGCAGTGATTTTGCTTTGGTACTGACCAGTGAGCGACTTGAGTTACGTAAAGTCGATGAGCCTAAGCTTGGCGCTATCTTTGTTGATTTAGTGGGAGGCGCAGTCGGTCACAGACGTAAGTTTGGCGGTGGTAAAGGTCAGGCGATTGCCAAAGCAGCGGGTTTAAACAAAGGCGCAACGCCAACTATTCTTGATGGTACTGCAGGCTTAGGGCGCGATGCGTTTGTGTTGGCTTCTCTAGGTTGTAAGGTGCAAATGGTCGAGCGTCACCCCGTTGTTGCTGCACTGCTTGATGATGGCTTACAACGAGCGCAACAAGACCCAGACATCGGTGGTTGGGTAAGTGAGCGTATGAAGTTGATTCACGCATCCAGTCACGATGCATTGGACAAGCTCAGTAATGATCCTGATTTCGAACAGCCAGACGTGGTGTACCTCGACCCAATGTACCCACACCCAGAGAACAAAAAGAAATCGGCTTTGGTCAAAAAAGAGATGCGCGTATTCCAATCTTTGGTGGGTGCCGATCTCGATGCTGATGGTCTATTTGAGCCAGCGATGAAATTGGCATCGAAGCGAGTTGTGGTTAAAAGACCGGATTACGCTGCTTGGTTAGACGAGCAAAAACCGAGCATGGCGATCGAAACCAAAAAGAACCGTTTTGACGTCTATGTGAAAGCATCAATGACTTAG
- a CDS encoding EAL domain-containing protein — MCWSVFASAQAKDVLVIHSYHQGFFWTDDFHKGLSDELDRDGLSYRVVYLDTKRTQNAEYLERIYQLYRTKLSHEEFAAVVVSDNNALNLMKRLAPELNGTPVIFGGINNFSPQMIEGLHATGITEDIDMASNIELINRLQSTVKKVYVVTDHSVTGEAIRAQVDLFLHKRPEFSGLVEQYTPDSYQELMTFAQRADLTKSLLFWAYYRDINGRVSSKEDWRQLNKKTQMPLYIVHDLRLGFGAIGGVIHSGETQGRDTGRVLLNVLANPDKPLPQVVAGAPEIKLDYQQISRWDLGAENEASVTFLNKPKSFLVRYRDEIRTIGLLFLVMSCVIATLVYYLNRLKKSERASRKSQLLLESIFDQSLQFMGIIDKGGVLLSSNSKLHELLYNQGYKLGTPLQQHQHWESSAREVLAEYFIAKSEHPALRFEAEVWCRDRGAMVLDISLKPMPGSEDEDIQFLFEARDVTSRKLAENKLFQREANLKLYYDKQPVMMITLDGNNRIQQVNQFVEELLGYPLDQLLGHRPREFYVDENAMIPRHILLQPQHKIRGVWRRDIEYRHADGSKIWIRENIRPLVESDQLLIVGEDITETHELSEKLEYQARYDLLTDTFNRNHFEQELQKALKEVESHMRTHAMLFLDLDQLKVLNDTAGHEAGDAAILFSAKLLEDVLPYNAVLARMGGDEFAVLMKDCTERDAVNVCRSIISMMSENPFLWDDIRLNLTCSIGIRLIDHTAASPQMVHAQADAACHAAKEEGRNRYHLYHQDDEDLRRRHLEMECVNLVHEALANDRLELFAQRILGLDENSEKMHFEILVRIKNIKGEYISPGIFMPASERYNIAHLIDRQVVSQTLGWLEQRPEVIEELGMCSINLSGHSMGNRDFVEFLIDSLSDSSIPCHKICLEITETAAMSNMKQAIKFFTRIKELGCMIALDDFGSGLSSFGYLKKLPVDIVKIDGLFVRDIDVNEMDHVMVRSINDLAKQMGKHTVAEFVENTQIIDKLIELGVNYAQGYIIGRPKPLAELVEELRQERETESLV, encoded by the coding sequence ATGTGTTGGAGTGTTTTTGCTTCAGCTCAGGCAAAAGATGTGTTGGTTATTCACTCTTATCATCAAGGCTTTTTCTGGACAGATGATTTCCATAAAGGACTATCTGATGAGCTCGATCGCGATGGTTTGTCTTACCGGGTTGTTTATCTCGATACCAAGCGAACTCAAAACGCTGAATACTTAGAGCGAATTTATCAGCTATACCGCACTAAGCTGTCGCATGAAGAGTTTGCCGCTGTAGTCGTCAGTGATAATAACGCCCTCAATCTGATGAAACGCTTAGCGCCCGAACTCAATGGCACGCCCGTTATTTTTGGTGGCATCAACAATTTTTCTCCGCAAATGATTGAAGGCTTGCACGCAACCGGTATCACTGAAGATATTGATATGGCGAGCAATATTGAGCTGATCAATCGACTTCAATCGACGGTTAAAAAAGTTTACGTGGTTACCGATCACTCGGTAACGGGTGAAGCTATTCGCGCTCAAGTGGATTTATTTCTACACAAACGCCCTGAGTTTTCTGGGCTGGTGGAGCAATATACGCCTGATTCTTATCAAGAACTGATGACGTTCGCGCAACGCGCTGATCTAACTAAAAGCTTGTTGTTCTGGGCCTACTACCGCGACATCAATGGTCGTGTCAGCAGCAAAGAAGACTGGCGTCAGCTCAACAAAAAAACTCAGATGCCATTGTATATCGTGCATGATTTAAGACTTGGGTTTGGTGCGATTGGTGGCGTGATCCACAGTGGAGAAACACAAGGACGAGACACTGGGCGAGTGCTACTGAATGTGCTCGCTAATCCGGATAAACCGCTGCCCCAAGTGGTTGCTGGCGCGCCAGAAATCAAACTCGATTACCAACAGATCTCACGTTGGGATTTGGGTGCAGAGAATGAAGCCTCAGTAACCTTCCTCAATAAGCCGAAGTCATTTCTAGTACGCTACCGCGATGAAATTCGCACCATAGGTTTGCTGTTTTTGGTGATGTCGTGTGTCATCGCGACCTTGGTGTATTACCTTAATCGCCTTAAAAAAAGTGAACGTGCCAGCCGAAAAAGTCAGCTGCTGCTTGAGTCGATATTCGACCAAAGCCTGCAGTTCATGGGCATCATTGATAAGGGTGGCGTGCTGCTGTCGAGTAACAGCAAGTTACATGAGCTGCTTTATAATCAAGGCTATAAACTGGGAACGCCGCTGCAACAACACCAACATTGGGAAAGTTCTGCGAGAGAAGTGCTAGCCGAATATTTCATCGCAAAAAGTGAGCACCCAGCCTTACGATTTGAAGCCGAGGTGTGGTGTCGAGATCGCGGTGCGATGGTGTTGGATATTTCATTGAAGCCGATGCCGGGCAGTGAAGACGAAGACATTCAGTTTCTCTTTGAGGCGCGCGACGTGACCTCACGTAAGCTTGCTGAGAATAAGCTGTTCCAACGTGAAGCAAACTTGAAGCTGTATTACGACAAACAGCCGGTGATGATGATTACGCTCGATGGTAATAATCGCATTCAACAAGTGAACCAGTTTGTCGAAGAGCTTTTGGGATACCCACTCGATCAGTTGTTGGGTCATCGCCCTAGAGAATTTTATGTTGATGAGAACGCGATGATTCCTCGCCATATCTTGCTGCAACCACAGCATAAGATTCGTGGTGTGTGGCGTCGTGATATCGAATATCGTCATGCCGACGGCAGCAAGATCTGGATTCGTGAAAATATCCGCCCGTTGGTGGAGTCTGATCAGCTGTTGATTGTGGGTGAAGACATCACCGAAACGCACGAGCTTTCTGAAAAATTAGAGTATCAGGCTCGCTATGACCTGCTGACTGACACCTTTAACCGCAACCACTTTGAACAAGAGCTGCAAAAAGCGCTCAAAGAGGTTGAGAGTCACATGCGAACTCACGCAATGTTGTTCTTAGATTTGGATCAGCTGAAAGTATTGAACGACACCGCAGGACATGAAGCGGGTGATGCTGCGATCTTGTTTAGCGCCAAGTTGCTAGAAGACGTGCTTCCGTACAATGCGGTATTAGCGCGAATGGGTGGTGATGAGTTTGCTGTATTAATGAAAGACTGTACTGAGCGAGACGCGGTTAATGTGTGTCGCAGTATTATCTCGATGATGAGTGAGAATCCATTCTTGTGGGATGATATTCGACTCAACCTGACGTGCTCTATCGGTATTCGATTGATTGACCATACTGCGGCTTCACCGCAGATGGTGCACGCTCAGGCGGATGCAGCTTGTCATGCCGCTAAAGAAGAAGGTCGCAATCGCTATCATCTTTACCATCAAGATGATGAAGACCTGCGTCGTCGTCATCTAGAGATGGAGTGCGTCAACCTCGTGCATGAGGCTTTGGCGAATGACCGCTTAGAGTTGTTTGCTCAGCGCATTCTTGGTCTAGATGAAAATAGTGAAAAAATGCATTTTGAGATCTTGGTACGTATCAAGAATATCAAAGGTGAGTACATCTCTCCGGGGATCTTCATGCCGGCCTCAGAGCGTTATAACATCGCGCACTTGATTGACCGCCAAGTCGTCAGTCAAACCTTAGGTTGGTTGGAGCAACGCCCTGAGGTTATTGAGGAGTTGGGGATGTGTTCAATCAACCTTTCCGGTCACTCGATGGGGAATCGTGACTTTGTCGAGTTCTTGATCGATAGCCTGAGCGATTCATCGATACCGTGTCATAAGATTTGTTTAGAGATCACCGAAACGGCCGCCATGAGTAACATGAAGCAGGCGATCAAGTTCTTCACTCGTATTAAAGAGCTTGGTTGCATGATTGCATTGGATGATTTTGGCTCAGGGCTATCGTCATTTGGTTATCTGAAAAAACTGCCCGTCGATATTGTGAAGATCGATGGCCTGTTTGTGCGTGATATTGATGTCAATGAGATGGACCATGTGATGGTTCGCTCGATCAATGATCTTGCCAAGCAGATGGGCAAGCACACCGTGGCTGAGTTCGTTGAAAATACCCAGATCATCGACAAGCTGATTGAGTTGGGTGTGAACTACGCGCAGGGCTACATCATAGGCCGACCTAAACCACTCGCAGAGCTCGTTGAAGAGTTAAGACAAGAACGAGAGACAGAGTCATTGGTTTAG
- the asnC gene encoding transcriptional regulator AsnC, with protein MSTTTARLDDLDRAILKTLMEDARTPYAEMAKQFDVSPATIHVRIEKMRSADIIERTEVVVNTKKLGYDVCCFIGINLNAAKDYHSAIAKLNALDEVVEAYYTTGAYNIFVKLMCKSIEELQFVLIDKLQAIDEVQSTETLISLQNPINRNVNP; from the coding sequence ATGTCCACAACCACAGCTCGTCTAGATGATCTAGACCGTGCCATTCTCAAAACCTTGATGGAAGATGCACGTACTCCTTATGCTGAAATGGCAAAGCAGTTCGATGTCAGCCCTGCGACGATTCACGTTCGCATCGAAAAGATGAGATCGGCAGACATTATTGAGCGAACGGAAGTGGTGGTAAACACCAAAAAGCTAGGTTACGACGTGTGTTGTTTTATTGGCATCAATCTTAATGCTGCCAAAGATTACCACTCGGCGATAGCTAAGCTGAATGCCTTAGACGAAGTGGTTGAGGCGTACTACACCACTGGTGCTTACAATATCTTTGTAAAGCTGATGTGTAAGTCGATAGAAGAGCTGCAGTTTGTATTGATCGATAAGCTGCAAGCGATCGATGAAGTTCAGTCGACAGAGACACTGATTTCATTGCAGAACCCTATCAACCGCAACGTTAACCCATAA
- the prlC gene encoding oligopeptidase A, with amino-acid sequence MSNPLLTFTDLPPFSQIKPEHVKPAVEQVIEACRNKIEQVLEGNTSPSWDNLVAPIEEVDDRLGRIWSPVSHMNSVMNSDELRDAYESCLPVLSEYGTWVGQHKGLFEAYKAIKASEAFSALNQAQQKTITDALRDFELSGIGLPADEQHRYGEISKRQSELGSQFSNNVLDATMGWSKKITDVAELAGMPESALAAAQAAAESKEQQGYLLTLDIPSYLPVMTYCDNQELRKELYEAYVTRASDRGPNAGKWDNTEIITEQLKLRHEIARMLGFSTYSEKSLSTKMAETPDQVLGFLNDLAVKAKPQGEREVEELRQFAEKEFGVSELNLWDIAYYSEKQKQKLFEISDEELRPYFPESNVVSGLFEVLNRVFGMSVTEREGVDTWHESVRFFDIFDATGTLRGSFYLDLYAREHKRGGAWMDDCRGRRITESGELQTPVAYLTCNFNKPVGDKPALFTHDEVVTLFHEFGHGIHHMLTQVEAGAVAGINGVPWDAVELPSQFLENWCWEEEALSFISGHFETGEALPKEMLEKMLAAKNFQSAMFILRQLELGLFDFTLHTEYDPEVGARVLETLADVKSKVSVLPSLDWNRFSHSFGHIFAGGYSAGYYSYLWAEVLSADAFSAFEEEGIFNTETGNRFLNNILEMGGSEEPMELFKRFRGREPQIDAMLRHAGINA; translated from the coding sequence ATGTCTAATCCGCTATTAACCTTCACGGACTTACCTCCGTTTTCACAGATCAAGCCAGAGCACGTAAAGCCTGCAGTTGAGCAAGTGATTGAAGCGTGTCGCAACAAGATAGAACAAGTACTTGAAGGTAATACTTCACCAAGCTGGGACAACCTCGTTGCTCCGATTGAAGAAGTGGATGATCGTTTAGGCCGCATTTGGTCACCTGTGAGCCATATGAATTCTGTGATGAACAGCGACGAACTGCGTGATGCTTATGAGAGCTGTCTGCCTGTGCTTTCTGAGTACGGCACGTGGGTTGGCCAACACAAAGGCTTGTTCGAAGCGTATAAAGCGATCAAGGCGAGTGAAGCATTCTCGGCACTGAACCAAGCTCAACAAAAAACCATTACCGACGCTTTGCGTGACTTCGAATTGTCGGGCATTGGCTTACCTGCAGATGAACAGCATCGTTACGGCGAGATCAGCAAGCGCCAGTCTGAGCTAGGCTCTCAATTCTCAAATAATGTACTTGATGCAACCATGGGTTGGAGCAAGAAGATCACAGATGTCGCTGAACTGGCAGGTATGCCTGAATCAGCACTGGCGGCAGCACAAGCGGCGGCTGAGTCTAAAGAACAACAAGGTTACTTACTAACTCTGGATATCCCATCATACCTACCTGTGATGACTTACTGTGATAACCAAGAACTGCGTAAAGAGCTTTATGAAGCATACGTAACGCGCGCTTCAGATCGCGGTCCAAACGCAGGTAAGTGGGACAACACTGAGATCATCACTGAGCAACTTAAACTGCGTCACGAGATCGCGCGCATGCTTGGTTTCAGTACTTACAGCGAAAAATCACTGTCGACTAAGATGGCAGAAACGCCAGACCAAGTGCTTGGTTTCCTAAACGACCTAGCAGTAAAAGCCAAACCGCAAGGTGAGCGCGAAGTTGAAGAGCTACGCCAGTTTGCTGAGAAAGAATTTGGTGTTTCTGAATTGAATCTTTGGGACATCGCTTACTACAGTGAGAAACAAAAACAGAAGCTGTTCGAGATCTCTGACGAAGAGCTTCGCCCTTACTTCCCAGAATCTAATGTGGTTTCAGGTCTGTTTGAGGTACTGAACCGCGTGTTTGGTATGTCGGTAACAGAGCGTGAAGGTGTAGACACTTGGCATGAGTCTGTGCGTTTCTTTGATATCTTTGATGCGACCGGAACACTGCGTGGTAGCTTCTACCTAGACCTATACGCACGTGAACACAAACGTGGTGGCGCTTGGATGGATGACTGTCGTGGTCGTCGTATTACTGAATCTGGTGAGCTGCAAACGCCAGTTGCTTACCTAACGTGTAACTTCAACAAGCCTGTTGGTGATAAGCCAGCACTGTTTACTCACGATGAAGTGGTAACCTTATTCCACGAATTCGGTCACGGCATTCACCACATGCTGACGCAAGTAGAAGCGGGCGCAGTTGCGGGTATTAATGGCGTGCCTTGGGATGCGGTTGAATTGCCAAGTCAGTTCCTAGAAAACTGGTGTTGGGAAGAGGAAGCGCTGTCGTTCATCTCTGGTCACTTCGAAACGGGTGAAGCGCTACCAAAAGAGATGCTAGAGAAGATGCTAGCGGCGAAGAACTTCCAATCTGCGATGTTTATCCTGCGTCAGCTAGAGCTTGGCTTGTTCGATTTCACGTTACACACAGAGTACGACCCTGAAGTGGGTGCTCGCGTACTAGAAACGCTAGCGGATGTTAAGTCTAAGGTATCGGTACTGCCAAGCCTAGATTGGAACCGTTTCTCACACAGCTTTGGTCACATCTTTGCTGGTGGTTACAGTGCTGGTTACTACAGCTACCTGTGGGCAGAAGTGCTATCGGCAGATGCGTTCTCAGCATTTGAAGAAGAGGGTATATTCAACACTGAAACGGGTAATCGCTTCCTGAACAATATCCTTGAAATGGGTGGCAGTGAAGAGCCAATGGAGCTGTTCAAACGCTTCCGTGGTCGTGAGCCACAAATCGACGCAATGCTGCGCCACGCGGGAATCAACGCATAA
- a CDS encoding 23S rRNA (adenine(2030)-N(6))-methyltransferase RlmJ — MLSYRHSFHAGNHADVVKHIVQSLILNSLKQKDKPFVYHDTHSGVGRYDLTHEWSEKTGEYKQGIARVWEQTDLPEDIQSYLESISILNNGEKLRYYPGSPRVARAHLRDQDRMVLTELHPADHPLLEQEFHRDRQVSIYKEDGFKRLKGSLPPKERRGLVLIDPPYELAKEYRDVVTAIAQSHKRWATGIYAIWYPVVNRCDIEDMIEGLEGLGINKILQIELGVSPDTNERGMTASGMIVINPPWKLESQMNEILPFLKEAIAPATGHFKVEWIVPE, encoded by the coding sequence TTGTTAAGTTATCGCCACAGCTTCCACGCAGGTAACCATGCCGACGTAGTAAAGCATATCGTACAGAGCCTTATTCTTAATTCTTTGAAACAGAAGGATAAGCCTTTTGTTTATCATGACACTCACTCTGGTGTAGGTCGTTACGACTTAACGCATGAATGGTCTGAAAAAACCGGTGAATACAAGCAAGGTATTGCTCGTGTGTGGGAGCAAACAGACCTTCCTGAAGACATTCAAAGCTACCTTGAGTCTATTTCCATTCTCAATAATGGCGAGAAACTGCGTTACTACCCGGGTTCTCCACGTGTTGCACGTGCACACCTGCGTGACCAAGATCGCATGGTACTGACTGAGCTTCACCCAGCCGATCACCCGCTGCTTGAGCAAGAGTTCCACCGTGATCGTCAGGTATCTATCTACAAAGAAGATGGTTTTAAGCGCTTAAAGGGCAGCCTGCCACCAAAAGAACGTCGTGGTTTAGTACTGATCGACCCGCCTTACGAGCTGGCAAAAGAGTATCGTGATGTCGTGACAGCAATCGCTCAAAGCCACAAGCGCTGGGCAACCGGTATCTACGCAATTTGGTACCCGGTAGTAAACCGCTGTGATATCGAAGATATGATCGAAGGCCTTGAAGGCTTAGGCATCAACAAGATTCTACAAATCGAACTTGGCGTATCACCAGACACCAACGAGCGTGGTATGACGGCATCAGGCATGATTGTTATCAACCCACCTTGGAAGCTAGAAAGCCAAATGAACGAAATTCTTCCATTCTTGAAGGAAGCAATTGCGCCGGCAACCGGTCACTTCAAAGTAGAGTGGATCGTACCCGAGTAA
- the gorA gene encoding glutathione-disulfide reductase, with amino-acid sequence MATHFDYICIGGGSGGIASANRAAMHGAKVALIEAQDLGGTCVNVGCVPKKVMWHGAQVAEAINLYSEDYGFDVDVKGFNWSKLVENRQAYIGRIHQSYDRVLGNNKVNVIKGFAKFVDEKTVEVNGEHYTADHILIAVGGRPTIPNIPGAEYGIDSNGFFDLMEQPKRVAVIGAGYIAVEIAGVLSALGTETHLFCRKESPLRSFDPMIIETLVEVMEAEGPTLHTHSVPKEVVKEADGTLTLHLENGNTQNVDHLIWAIGRHPATDAINLASTGVATNDRGYIKVDEFQATNVPGIYCVGDIMEGGIELTPVAVKAGRQLSERLFNGQTNAKMDYKLVPTVVFSHPPIGTIGLTTQEAEEQYGKDNIKVYTSGFTAMYTAVTKHRQPCKMKLVCAGEEETVVGLHGIGFTVDEMIQGFGVAMKMGATKADFDSVVAIHPTGSEEFVTMR; translated from the coding sequence ATGGCGACTCATTTTGATTACATCTGTATCGGCGGCGGTTCAGGCGGCATCGCATCAGCTAACCGCGCAGCAATGCACGGTGCAAAAGTTGCACTTATCGAAGCTCAAGACCTTGGTGGTACTTGTGTAAACGTTGGTTGTGTTCCTAAAAAGGTTATGTGGCACGGTGCTCAAGTTGCTGAAGCTATCAACCTATACTCTGAAGATTACGGCTTCGACGTTGACGTAAAAGGCTTCAACTGGAGCAAATTAGTGGAAAACCGCCAAGCGTACATTGGTCGTATCCACCAATCTTACGATCGCGTTCTTGGTAACAACAAAGTAAACGTAATCAAAGGCTTTGCTAAGTTCGTTGACGAGAAAACTGTTGAAGTTAACGGTGAACACTATACAGCTGACCACATCCTGATCGCAGTTGGTGGTCGTCCAACCATTCCAAACATCCCTGGCGCAGAATACGGCATCGATTCAAATGGCTTCTTCGACCTAATGGAGCAACCTAAACGTGTTGCTGTTATCGGCGCAGGCTACATCGCAGTAGAAATCGCAGGCGTACTAAGTGCACTTGGCACAGAAACACACCTGTTCTGTCGTAAAGAGTCACCACTACGTAGCTTCGACCCAATGATCATCGAGACATTGGTTGAAGTAATGGAAGCGGAAGGCCCAACACTTCACACGCACTCTGTTCCTAAAGAAGTCGTGAAAGAAGCAGATGGCACACTGACTCTACACCTAGAGAACGGCAACACTCAAAACGTTGACCACCTAATCTGGGCTATCGGTCGCCACCCAGCAACTGACGCTATCAACCTAGCATCAACTGGCGTTGCAACTAACGACCGTGGCTACATCAAAGTAGACGAGTTCCAAGCAACTAATGTTCCTGGCATCTACTGTGTTGGCGACATCATGGAAGGCGGTATCGAGCTAACTCCTGTTGCTGTTAAAGCCGGTCGTCAGCTTTCTGAGCGTCTATTCAACGGTCAAACCAACGCGAAGATGGACTACAAGCTAGTGCCTACTGTTGTATTCAGCCACCCACCTATCGGCACAATTGGTCTAACGACTCAAGAAGCTGAAGAGCAATACGGCAAAGACAACATCAAGGTATACACGTCTGGCTTCACTGCTATGTACACAGCAGTAACCAAGCACCGTCAACCTTGTAAGATGAAGCTAGTATGTGCTGGCGAAGAAGAGACTGTAGTTGGCCTACACGGCATCGGTTTCACTGTTGATGAAATGATTCAAGGCTTCGGCGTAGCAATGAAGATGGGCGCAACCAAAGCAGATTTCGACTCTGTTGTGGCGATTCACCCAACTGGCAGCGAAGAGTTTGTAACGATGAGATAA
- a CDS encoding DUF6482 family protein: MNLLIESFEGGIYLAYQVIGEQKQLIKDDHQHPMKFLSVNQARDHFSDQGVASAMLVHNSAYDEMCGEHCGSTQPFEIDLKWS; this comes from the coding sequence ATGAATCTACTAATTGAATCTTTTGAAGGCGGGATCTACTTGGCTTACCAAGTTATTGGCGAGCAAAAGCAATTAATTAAAGATGACCACCAGCATCCTATGAAGTTTTTGAGTGTAAACCAAGCACGCGATCATTTTAGTGACCAAGGCGTAGCATCAGCAATGCTGGTTCATAACAGCGCCTACGACGAGATGTGCGGTGAGCATTGTGGTAGCACACAGCCTTTCGAGATTGATTTGAAGTGGAGTTAA
- a CDS encoding NADH:ubiquinone reductase (Na(+)-transporting) subunit B, with the protein MSLKKRLEGVAPRFEAGGKYEKLYPVYEAFATIFYTPGNVNRGITHVRDSIDLKRIMILVWLATFPAMFWGMYNVGHQSVLALTSSYQLNELASVIESSWRLSWAFGDAQSLMASGWASQMLLGALYFLPVYATVFVVGGVWEVLFAVVRKHEVNEGFFVSSVLFALILPPTIPLWQAALGITFGIVVAKELFGGTGRNFLNPALAGRAFLYFAYPANMSGGLVWVAADGYSGATPLSQWYEGGSPSLINNMTGEAITWMDAFIGNIPGSMGEVSSLLIMLTGLILIVMKIASWRIVAGVIIGLVVTSSLMNWIGSETNSMFSMPFYWHFVLGGVAFGTFFMATDPVSAAFTNQSKWAYGILIGVMTVGIRVLNPAYPEGIMLAILFANLFAPLFDFVVKEQNIKRRLKRTSR; encoded by the coding sequence ATGAGTTTAAAAAAACGATTAGAAGGCGTGGCTCCACGCTTTGAAGCCGGTGGTAAGTACGAAAAGCTCTACCCAGTGTATGAAGCTTTCGCGACAATATTCTATACACCCGGAAACGTAAACCGCGGCATAACCCATGTTCGTGACAGCATTGACCTAAAGCGCATTATGATTTTGGTGTGGTTGGCGACCTTCCCGGCAATGTTCTGGGGAATGTATAACGTCGGACACCAAAGCGTTCTCGCACTCACATCCAGTTATCAATTAAATGAACTTGCCTCGGTTATCGAGAGTAGCTGGCGTCTGTCGTGGGCATTTGGTGATGCGCAGTCATTGATGGCAAGTGGCTGGGCAAGTCAGATGTTGCTTGGTGCACTCTATTTCCTACCCGTTTATGCCACGGTGTTTGTAGTAGGTGGCGTCTGGGAGGTACTGTTTGCTGTCGTTCGTAAGCACGAAGTTAATGAAGGTTTTTTTGTTAGCTCTGTGCTGTTTGCACTCATCCTCCCGCCAACCATCCCGCTTTGGCAAGCCGCGTTAGGTATCACCTTTGGTATTGTTGTCGCCAAAGAGTTATTCGGCGGCACAGGGCGAAATTTCCTTAACCCAGCCCTTGCAGGACGCGCGTTCCTTTACTTTGCCTATCCCGCCAACATGTCCGGTGGGTTGGTATGGGTTGCTGCTGACGGCTATTCAGGCGCGACCCCACTGAGCCAATGGTATGAGGGGGGCAGCCCGTCACTAATCAATAATATGACTGGCGAGGCGATCACCTGGATGGATGCCTTTATCGGTAATATTCCAGGTTCGATGGGTGAGGTGTCGTCACTGCTTATCATGCTGACGGGGTTGATTTTGATTGTGATGAAGATAGCGTCTTGGCGCATTGTCGCCGGTGTGATTATTGGTCTCGTTGTGACATCTAGCCTGATGAATTGGATAGGGTCAGAAACCAACTCGATGTTTTCGATGCCGTTCTATTGGCACTTTGTGTTGGGTGGTGTTGCCTTTGGTACCTTCTTCATGGCAACAGACCCTGTATCTGCCGCGTTTACCAATCAGAGTAAATGGGCCTATGGGATTTTGATTGGTGTGATGACGGTTGGTATACGAGTGCTCAATCCAGCTTATCCAGAGGGGATCATGCTCGCTATCTTGTTCGCCAACCTGTTCGCTCCGCTGTTCGACTTTGTAGTGAAAGAGCAGAACATCAAACGAAGACTGAAACGGACATCGCGCTAA